A single genomic interval of Candidatus Bipolaricaulis anaerobius harbors:
- a CDS encoding phosphatidate cytidylyltransferase: MTSLAKRLLTAALAIPLVLAVFWACDHYHVDWGVCLFLSIVTMIAGWEYLHLVANLGIPLPRELIMFAIPAYLMLLVPWGGQYAIVLAGAVVYLIVFYSFSRRGAREGFFASLAGTFGFLYLAVTISFIYLLHQAGFPYIVHFLLMVWGYDSGAYFTGSLFGRHQLLPRISLAKTWEGVAGGIALAIVAAAILPEFWGDIPRWLPHIVALGALEGAFCQMGDLFESLVKRAAGVKDAGWLLPGHGGMLDRIDGLLAAVPVYYFYMHFVIGLI; the protein is encoded by the coding sequence ATGACCTCGCTCGCCAAGCGCCTGCTCACCGCGGCCCTCGCCATCCCCCTCGTCCTCGCCGTGTTCTGGGCCTGCGACCACTACCACGTGGACTGGGGGGTGTGCTTGTTCCTATCCATCGTGACGATGATCGCAGGCTGGGAGTACCTCCACCTCGTGGCAAACCTGGGGATCCCGCTGCCGCGGGAGCTCATCATGTTCGCGATCCCGGCGTACCTCATGCTCCTCGTCCCGTGGGGAGGGCAGTACGCGATCGTGCTCGCGGGGGCGGTGGTGTACCTGATCGTGTTCTACAGCTTCTCCCGCCGCGGAGCGCGGGAGGGGTTCTTTGCCTCGCTCGCCGGAACCTTCGGGTTCCTCTACCTCGCGGTCACGATCAGCTTCATCTACCTCTTACACCAAGCGGGGTTCCCCTACATCGTCCACTTCCTGCTCATGGTGTGGGGGTACGACTCCGGGGCGTACTTCACGGGCAGCCTGTTCGGCCGGCACCAGCTCCTCCCCCGGATCTCGCTCGCCAAGACGTGGGAGGGGGTGGCAGGGGGGATCGCGCTGGCCATCGTGGCCGCCGCGATCCTGCCCGAGTTCTGGGGTGACATCCCACGCTGGCTGCCCCACATCGTCGCCCTCGGTGCACTCGAGGGAGCGTTCTGTCAGATGGGCGACCTGTTCGAGTCCCTGGTAAAGCGGGCCGCTGGGGTGAAGGACGCCGGCTGGCTCCTCCCCGGGCACGGGGGGATGCTCGACCGGATCGACGGCCTGCTTGCCGCCGTCCCCGTGTACTACTTCTACATGCACTTCGTCATCGGCCTCATCTGA
- a CDS encoding aminotransferase class V-fold PLP-dependent enzyme: MERIWERVTSRTRVLSLSHITSPTAMDLPVGELVEPAREWGILTVVGGAHALGQIPIDLGSLGADFYAGNCHRWMMAPKGAGFLYARREREPLLRVSVQGYNTSQDLAALVRALGREIHSV; this comes from the coding sequence GTGGAACGGATCTGGGAACGGGTGACGTCCCGCACGCGGGTCCTCTCCCTATCCCACATCACCTCGCCCACCGCGATGGACCTCCCAGTCGGGGAACTCGTGGAGCCGGCGCGTGAGTGGGGGATCCTCACGGTGGTCGGCGGCGCCCACGCTCTTGGCCAGATCCCCATCGACCTGGGCTCCTTGGGGGCAGACTTCTACGCCGGGAACTGCCACAGGTGGATGATGGCCCCCAAGGGAGCCGGGTTCCTCTATGCGCGCCGGGAACGCGAGCCCCTCCTCCGCGTCTCTGTGCAGGGCTACAACACATCACAGGACCTCGCTGCGCTGGTCCGGGCCTTAGGCCGGGAGATCCATAGCGTGTAG
- the uppS gene encoding polyprenyl diphosphate synthase, with protein sequence MGIRAEDGVVMIPGGVDAARGDSRGPATDGDLLEAVRARSLPGHVALIMDGNGRWAQARGLPRLEGHRRGVAAAERVVRFVAEERLFPCLSLFAFSTENWNRPPEEVESLFTLLEQFIRARGDEFVERGARLEVLGAIGALPASLRQAIVEIEERTRGGDALHLVVGINFGGRWSILEGVRQAMALARKGDLTPDALDNAAFSRLLPTAGLPEPDLIVRTGEEKRISNFYLWEAAYSELYFTPTLWPDFDEKALLLAIQDFQGRRRRFGGGTQ encoded by the coding sequence ATGGGCATCCGCGCGGAAGATGGGGTGGTGATGATCCCGGGCGGGGTGGACGCGGCGAGGGGGGATAGCCGGGGTCCCGCGACGGACGGGGACCTTCTCGAAGCGGTGCGGGCACGGTCCCTTCCCGGGCACGTGGCCCTGATCATGGACGGCAACGGCCGTTGGGCCCAGGCACGCGGCCTGCCGCGCCTGGAGGGCCACCGCCGGGGGGTCGCCGCTGCCGAGCGGGTGGTACGGTTCGTGGCCGAGGAGCGGCTGTTCCCCTGCCTGAGCTTGTTCGCGTTCTCCACCGAGAACTGGAACCGCCCGCCGGAGGAGGTGGAGTCGCTCTTCACTCTCCTTGAGCAGTTCATCCGCGCCCGGGGGGACGAGTTCGTGGAGCGGGGCGCTCGTCTCGAGGTGTTGGGGGCGATCGGCGCCCTGCCCGCCTCCCTCCGCCAGGCGATCGTGGAGATCGAGGAGCGGACGCGGGGCGGGGACGCCCTCCACCTTGTCGTGGGGATCAACTTCGGGGGGCGGTGGAGCATCCTCGAAGGCGTTCGGCAGGCGATGGCCCTCGCCCGAAAGGGCGACCTGACCCCGGATGCGCTCGACAACGCCGCGTTCTCCCGCCTGCTGCCCACGGCGGGCCTCCCAGAGCCGGATCTCATCGTGCGAACGGGGGAGGAGAAGCGGATCTCCAACTTCTACCTCTGGGAGGCGGCGTACTCCGAGCTTTACTTCACCCCGACCCTGTGGCCGGACTTCGACGAGAAGGCGCTCCTCCTCGCGATCCAGGACTTCCAGGGCCGCCGGCGGCGGTTCGGGGGGGGGACGCAATGA
- a CDS encoding PD-(D/E)XK nuclease family protein — MLVEKLDQYFQREERTRPRDYFYVSEVGKCPRQIYYAIKGFPRPPLDGLTARKLAVGDEAHKRLAQALFGMGVVVAAEVPIPPGNLFHGRCDLIVSLDGKNYVVEVKTAHPYTFDQMASAPRRDHYLQLQLYLHYFGIPQGVILAENKATQELREFVVPLDKEEMGRVIRTFERLQRTIFVAGQLPPLPGQEEKRDWEFDQCRYCPYVPFCSEDVAEIPGHNEVDLAAAETAGPRTLFDDLT, encoded by the coding sequence ATGCTCGTTGAGAAGCTCGACCAGTACTTCCAGCGCGAGGAGCGAACCCGGCCGCGGGACTACTTCTACGTGAGCGAGGTCGGCAAGTGCCCCCGCCAGATCTACTACGCGATCAAGGGATTCCCCCGCCCACCGCTCGATGGCCTCACCGCCCGCAAGCTGGCCGTGGGGGACGAGGCCCACAAGCGGCTCGCCCAAGCCCTGTTCGGGATGGGGGTCGTCGTCGCTGCCGAGGTCCCGATCCCGCCGGGGAACCTGTTCCATGGCCGATGTGACCTGATCGTGTCCCTCGACGGCAAGAATTACGTGGTGGAGGTGAAGACCGCCCACCCGTACACCTTCGACCAGATGGCCTCTGCTCCCCGCCGCGACCACTACCTGCAGCTCCAGCTCTACCTTCACTACTTCGGAATCCCTCAGGGGGTCATCCTCGCCGAGAACAAGGCCACCCAGGAGCTGCGGGAGTTCGTGGTCCCCCTCGACAAGGAGGAGATGGGGCGGGTCATTCGCACCTTCGAACGGCTGCAGCGCACGATCTTCGTCGCCGGGCAGCTACCCCCCCTCCCTGGCCAGGAGGAGAAGAGGGATTGGGAGTTCGACCAGTGTCGGTACTGCCCCTATGTTCCGTTCTGCAGCGAGGACGTCGCCGAGATCCCTGGCCACAACGAGGTGGACCTCGCCGCCGCGGAGACGGCCGGCCCGCGGACGTTGTTCGACGACCTCACCTAG
- a CDS encoding GerMN domain-containing protein yields MRGVGAVIGCVLAGWAVAAGPMVEALQPNVTLTMDAVGSVRMRCGVAPVGPAGYTGPAELHGSLGPEGGSWRIVATFAVPLSLDPGEARNFVDWRIRLPAGTYTLTWGEPCEGTTEVTFSVAADEAGRQVLIAPKRFISPLTPYTIAVADHPFWQADPDARRAVAWARAALAMDLEVCARKFEVVEVLAREFPDASLGVRVPGTAYAQAITPGYVVRLANEGREFECRVAGERLVRVPDLPVGRVPDEVWAIQVFAYHPAVDLLLHGYLACSADAVLPLARWVPLDASPLVAALTLLLGEGLAPWEGEAGYTSEFPLPGVSLAEVYAEDGVLAVVLADPEHGTSGGACRTGILRAQIEKTALQFPGVAEVRILPPEALQP; encoded by the coding sequence ATGAGGGGCGTCGGGGCGGTGATCGGGTGCGTGCTCGCAGGGTGGGCAGTGGCTGCCGGGCCGATGGTGGAGGCGCTTCAGCCGAACGTCACCCTGACCATGGACGCGGTGGGAAGCGTTCGCATGCGGTGCGGGGTGGCCCCGGTCGGTCCGGCGGGGTACACCGGCCCGGCCGAGCTTCACGGGTCGCTTGGGCCGGAGGGCGGATCGTGGCGCATCGTGGCCACGTTTGCCGTTCCCCTGTCCCTTGACCCTGGCGAGGCGCGCAACTTCGTGGACTGGCGGATCCGCCTTCCCGCGGGGACGTACACCCTCACGTGGGGCGAGCCCTGCGAGGGGACGACCGAGGTGACCTTCTCCGTGGCGGCCGATGAGGCCGGGAGGCAGGTCCTCATCGCACCGAAGAGGTTCATCTCCCCGCTCACCCCGTACACGATCGCCGTGGCCGACCACCCCTTCTGGCAGGCGGACCCGGACGCGCGGCGCGCGGTGGCCTGGGCGCGGGCCGCCCTCGCTATGGACCTGGAGGTATGCGCGCGGAAGTTTGAGGTAGTCGAGGTCCTCGCCCGCGAGTTCCCCGACGCAAGCCTTGGGGTGCGCGTGCCGGGGACAGCCTACGCCCAAGCCATCACCCCTGGCTACGTGGTCCGCCTGGCGAACGAGGGCCGGGAGTTCGAGTGCCGGGTAGCCGGGGAACGCTTGGTGCGGGTGCCGGACCTGCCCGTCGGGAGGGTCCCCGACGAGGTGTGGGCCATCCAGGTGTTCGCCTACCACCCAGCGGTGGACCTCCTCCTCCACGGGTACCTTGCGTGCAGTGCGGACGCGGTGCTGCCCCTGGCGCGGTGGGTGCCGCTCGATGCCTCACCGCTGGTGGCGGCCCTGACCCTCCTCCTGGGCGAGGGACTCGCGCCCTGGGAGGGCGAGGCCGGCTACACCTCTGAGTTCCCCCTTCCGGGCGTATCCTTGGCCGAGGTGTACGCTGAGGATGGGGTGCTGGCCGTCGTCCTCGCCGACCCGGAGCATGGAACGTCGGGGGGAGCGTGTCGGACGGGGATCCTGCGGGCACAGATCGAGAAGACCGCCCTCCAGTTCCCCGGCGTGGCGGAGGTCCGCATCCTCCCGCCGGAGGCCCTCCAGCCGTAG
- a CDS encoding NifU family protein produces the protein MEDKVRDALEGIRTYLQADGGDVELVEVTEEGVVRVRLVGACHGCPMAMMTLQNTIERMLREEVPEVVAVEAA, from the coding sequence ATGGAAGACAAGGTGCGGGATGCATTGGAGGGGATCCGAACGTACCTCCAGGCCGACGGCGGCGACGTGGAGCTCGTGGAAGTCACGGAGGAGGGCGTGGTACGGGTGAGGCTCGTCGGGGCCTGTCACGGGTGCCCGATGGCGATGATGACGCTCCAGAACACGATTGAGCGGATGCTGAGGGAGGAAGTGCCCGAGGTGGTGGCGGTCGAGGCCGCCTGA
- a CDS encoding GNAT family N-acetyltransferase, with protein MQVRPARLTDLPAIAAIEARSFPNPWPEALLAGYFDDRQTLIILAEEEEPLGFLIARAESTPCGGRTLHIHDLAVDPPHRRRGVGSALLTALTQAALREHIPCLQLEVRVGNEAGLRFYERHGFRVTRRLAHYYEDREAALRMERHLTPASPSS; from the coding sequence GTGCAGGTCCGCCCGGCCCGTCTCACCGACCTCCCCGCCATCGCCGCGATCGAGGCACGCAGCTTCCCCAACCCCTGGCCGGAGGCCCTCCTCGCCGGCTACTTCGACGATCGCCAGACCCTGATCATCCTGGCCGAGGAGGAGGAGCCGCTGGGGTTCCTCATCGCCCGGGCCGAGTCCACGCCCTGCGGCGGCCGGACCCTCCACATCCACGACCTGGCCGTGGACCCCCCTCACCGACGCCGCGGCGTGGGGAGCGCGCTCCTCACCGCCCTGACGCAGGCCGCTCTCCGGGAGCACATCCCCTGCCTCCAGCTCGAGGTGCGGGTCGGGAACGAGGCCGGGCTGCGGTTCTACGAGCGACATGGGTTCCGCGTGACCCGACGGCTCGCCCACTACTACGAGGACCGCGAAGCCGCCCTGCGCATGGAGCGCCACCTCACGCCCGCTTCGCCCTCCAGCTGA
- a CDS encoding valine--tRNA ligase, producing MLPPRYDPTEVEPRILASWEKANLWRCDPRSGKPPFSIVIPPPNITGRLHLGHNLVYTLQDLLIRYKRMAGFEACWFPGTDHAGIATQNVVERALAKDGLTRQALGREEFVRRVWEWKNRYGNEIVDQLKVLGCSCDWSRQRFTLDAGLSRAVALAFVRLHEEGLIYRGDYMVHWCPRCGTALSDIEVEHEEVDGHLYFIRYPLEGGGSVTVATTRPETMLGDTGVAVNPRDERYRSLIGKTALLPLLGRKLPLVGADEVDPTFGTGVLKITPGHDPVDREIGKRHGLPTIDILNPDGTINDHGGPFAGLDRFAAREEIVTRLKAEGLLEKVIPYRHAVGHCQRCRSQVEPRISTQWFVRMKPLAEPALEAARAGRVQFIPDRWAKVYFDWLEGIRDWCISRQLWWGHRIPAWYGPDGETFIALDEAGARRLAAQHYGRDVPLRQDEDVLDTWFSSSLWPFSVMGWPEKTVELEVFYPTSVLVTAFDILFFWVARMVMMGLHFMDEVPFREVLITPFVVDEHGQKMSRSRGNMIDALEVKESHGMDALRFTMAQSSTKGREIRVSLRQLDEARNFENKLWNMARFILMNTEDLPPAATLEGRSLAPEDRWIRSRLSWLVDKVRTELDRYNFHLASDALYHFVWHELCDWYLELAKLRLGGEDGEERVTSQLVLREALDIVVRLLHPFMPFITEEIWGHMGQGGALARAEYPVLRPEWRDEEAEKRLNRVMDLIREVRAVRAEVGVPAGTEVEVVLVSGGGARDLADTFAPAIQRLARAREVRYAPGARPPAAAARGVAGEIAFFLPVGGLVDWEAVQDRIRRDREKTEAELGKLEGRLANPQFRERAAAEIVAKAEAEAEALRTRRSRLERYLTE from the coding sequence GTGCTCCCTCCCCGTTACGATCCGACCGAGGTTGAGCCGCGCATCCTCGCATCGTGGGAGAAGGCGAACCTGTGGCGCTGCGACCCCCGCAGCGGGAAGCCCCCGTTCTCGATCGTCATTCCGCCCCCCAACATCACGGGCCGCCTCCACCTCGGGCACAACCTCGTGTACACCCTCCAGGACCTCCTCATTCGCTACAAGCGGATGGCGGGGTTCGAGGCGTGCTGGTTCCCAGGGACCGATCACGCCGGGATCGCCACCCAGAACGTGGTGGAGAGGGCCCTCGCCAAGGATGGGCTCACCCGCCAGGCCCTCGGCCGGGAGGAGTTCGTGCGCCGGGTGTGGGAGTGGAAGAACCGCTACGGGAACGAGATCGTGGATCAGCTGAAGGTCCTCGGTTGCTCCTGCGACTGGTCGCGGCAGAGGTTCACCCTCGACGCGGGCCTGTCCCGGGCGGTGGCGCTGGCGTTCGTTCGCCTCCATGAGGAAGGGCTCATCTACCGCGGGGACTACATGGTCCACTGGTGCCCCCGCTGCGGAACGGCCCTCTCCGACATCGAGGTCGAGCACGAGGAGGTGGACGGCCATCTCTACTTCATCCGCTATCCGCTGGAGGGTGGAGGATCCGTCACCGTGGCCACGACGCGCCCGGAGACGATGCTCGGGGACACAGGGGTCGCCGTGAACCCCCGCGACGAGCGATACCGCAGCCTCATCGGGAAAACGGCGCTCCTCCCCCTCCTCGGACGGAAGCTACCCCTCGTGGGGGCCGATGAGGTGGATCCCACGTTCGGGACTGGCGTCCTCAAGATCACCCCGGGACATGATCCCGTGGACCGGGAGATCGGCAAGCGCCACGGGCTTCCCACGATCGACATCCTCAACCCCGATGGGACGATCAACGACCACGGCGGCCCGTTCGCGGGGTTGGACCGGTTCGCGGCGCGGGAGGAGATCGTCACCCGGCTCAAGGCGGAGGGGCTCCTGGAGAAGGTCATCCCGTACCGTCACGCCGTCGGACACTGCCAGCGCTGCCGGAGCCAGGTTGAGCCGCGGATCTCCACCCAGTGGTTCGTGCGCATGAAGCCCCTCGCCGAGCCGGCGCTCGAAGCGGCGCGGGCGGGGAGGGTCCAGTTCATCCCCGACCGGTGGGCGAAGGTGTACTTCGATTGGCTGGAGGGGATCCGCGACTGGTGCATCTCCCGCCAACTGTGGTGGGGACACCGGATCCCCGCCTGGTACGGTCCGGATGGGGAGACGTTCATCGCGCTTGACGAGGCGGGGGCGCGCCGCCTCGCAGCGCAGCACTACGGCCGCGACGTGCCCCTCCGCCAGGACGAGGACGTCCTCGACACCTGGTTTTCGTCATCCCTATGGCCGTTCTCGGTCATGGGGTGGCCGGAGAAGACGGTCGAGCTCGAGGTGTTCTACCCAACGTCGGTCCTCGTGACCGCGTTCGACATCCTCTTCTTCTGGGTGGCGCGAATGGTGATGATGGGCCTCCACTTCATGGACGAGGTGCCATTCCGCGAGGTCCTCATCACCCCGTTTGTCGTGGATGAGCACGGCCAGAAGATGAGCCGGTCGCGGGGGAACATGATCGATGCCCTCGAGGTGAAGGAGAGCCACGGCATGGACGCCCTTCGCTTCACGATGGCCCAGAGTTCGACCAAGGGGCGCGAGATACGGGTCTCGCTGCGCCAGCTCGATGAGGCACGCAACTTCGAGAACAAGCTGTGGAACATGGCTCGTTTCATCCTGATGAATACGGAAGATCTCCCCCCGGCGGCCACGCTCGAGGGGCGATCGCTCGCTCCCGAGGATCGCTGGATCCGGTCCCGGCTGAGCTGGCTCGTGGACAAGGTCCGCACGGAGCTCGATCGCTACAACTTCCACCTCGCGAGCGATGCCCTGTACCACTTCGTCTGGCACGAGCTGTGCGACTGGTACCTGGAACTGGCCAAACTGCGGCTGGGAGGGGAGGACGGAGAGGAGAGGGTGACCTCCCAACTCGTCCTCCGTGAGGCGCTGGACATCGTAGTCCGGCTCCTCCACCCGTTCATGCCGTTCATCACCGAGGAGATCTGGGGGCACATGGGGCAGGGGGGGGCACTCGCCCGCGCCGAGTACCCCGTGCTGCGCCCGGAGTGGCGGGACGAGGAAGCAGAGAAGAGGCTGAACCGGGTGATGGACCTCATCCGCGAGGTGCGGGCGGTGCGCGCAGAGGTCGGCGTGCCGGCCGGGACGGAGGTGGAGGTCGTCCTCGTCTCGGGGGGAGGAGCCCGGGATCTCGCGGACACGTTCGCCCCCGCGATCCAGCGCCTCGCCCGCGCGCGGGAGGTCCGCTACGCGCCGGGGGCCCGTCCGCCCGCGGCCGCGGCCCGCGGGGTGGCGGGCGAGATCGCGTTTTTCCTCCCCGTGGGGGGCCTCGTGGACTGGGAGGCGGTGCAGGATCGGATCCGCCGCGACCGGGAGAAGACGGAGGCCGAGCTTGGGAAGCTGGAAGGGCGGCTGGCGAATCCCCAGTTCCGGGAGCGGGCGGCCGCGGAGATCGTGGCCAAGGCGGAGGCAGAGGCGGAGGCCCTACGGACCCGCCGGTCGCGCTTGGAGCGGTACCTCACGGAGTGA
- a CDS encoding TldD/PmbA family protein: MEGIVEEGLNALEALGVDYGEVRAEHRTEEDVHTRNHEVDSLSRRESRGIGIRVLHNGAWGFAATGDTGKDAIARTAQSALAIARATAAVQRERVALAPEPAHRATFTGPCERDPLAVPLSEKLELLFACAERILAVPGVAMAKGAISSWRVEKFFGNTTGSHIRQTLTSCGAGIEAYAAGAGEFQRRSYPCSFGGNFASAGYEFVTGLDLLGHASRIAEEAVALLSAPVCPTGVFDIILEGSQLALQVHESVGHPTELDRVLGTELSYAGGSFLTLDKRGKFRYGSNLVNIVADATVPTGLGTFGYDDEGVPSQRVDLVKEGLFVGYLTSRETALKVGARRSGGAARASSWARIPLIRMTNINLLPGEGTCDDLIRDTKHGIYFETNKSWSIDDRRVNFQFGTEIAWEIQGGRKARILKNPLYTGITPQFWGSCVAIAGPEEWHMWGVPNCGKGEPGQVMQVGHGTAPAKFARVQVRGAA, encoded by the coding sequence ATGGAGGGAATCGTTGAAGAAGGCCTGAACGCACTGGAGGCGCTTGGCGTGGACTACGGAGAGGTGCGCGCTGAGCACCGCACCGAGGAGGACGTGCACACGAGGAACCATGAGGTGGACTCCCTCTCCCGCCGCGAGTCGCGCGGGATCGGGATCCGCGTCCTCCACAACGGGGCATGGGGGTTCGCCGCGACCGGGGATACGGGCAAGGACGCGATCGCCCGCACGGCGCAGTCCGCCCTCGCCATCGCCCGTGCCACGGCAGCTGTACAGCGGGAGCGCGTCGCGCTTGCGCCCGAGCCTGCCCACCGCGCCACGTTCACCGGTCCGTGCGAGCGGGACCCGCTCGCCGTCCCCCTCAGCGAGAAGCTCGAACTCCTGTTCGCTTGTGCTGAGCGGATCCTCGCCGTCCCCGGGGTGGCGATGGCCAAGGGGGCCATCTCCTCCTGGCGGGTGGAGAAGTTCTTCGGGAACACCACGGGCAGCCACATCCGCCAGACCCTCACCAGCTGCGGAGCGGGGATCGAGGCCTACGCGGCCGGGGCAGGGGAGTTCCAGCGCCGCTCCTACCCCTGCTCGTTCGGCGGGAACTTCGCGAGCGCCGGTTACGAGTTCGTCACCGGGCTCGACCTCCTCGGCCACGCATCGCGGATCGCCGAGGAGGCGGTGGCCCTCCTCTCGGCTCCGGTGTGTCCCACCGGCGTGTTCGACATCATCCTCGAGGGATCGCAGCTCGCGCTCCAGGTCCACGAGTCGGTGGGCCATCCCACGGAGCTCGACCGGGTGCTGGGGACGGAGCTCTCCTACGCTGGGGGGAGCTTCCTCACCCTGGACAAGAGGGGGAAGTTCCGCTATGGCTCGAACCTTGTGAACATCGTGGCCGATGCCACAGTCCCCACCGGCCTCGGCACGTTCGGGTACGACGATGAGGGCGTCCCCTCCCAGCGGGTGGACCTCGTGAAGGAGGGCCTGTTTGTGGGCTACCTCACGTCGCGGGAGACGGCCCTCAAGGTCGGGGCCCGCCGCAGCGGAGGGGCCGCCCGCGCGTCGAGTTGGGCCCGGATCCCGCTCATCCGGATGACGAACATCAACCTCCTCCCCGGGGAGGGGACGTGCGATGACCTCATCCGGGACACGAAGCACGGGATCTACTTCGAGACGAACAAGTCGTGGTCCATTGACGACCGACGGGTGAACTTCCAGTTCGGGACGGAGATCGCGTGGGAGATCCAGGGCGGACGAAAGGCCCGCATCCTGAAGAATCCGCTCTACACCGGGATCACGCCCCAGTTCTGGGGGTCATGCGTGGCGATCGCGGGGCCGGAGGAGTGGCACATGTGGGGCGTGCCGAACTGCGGGAAAGGGGAGCCGGGGCAGGTGATGCAGGTCGGACATGGCACCGCACCGGCCAAGTTCGCCCGGGTCCAGGTGCGGGGAGCCGCGTGA
- the ndk gene encoding nucleoside-diphosphate kinase, whose protein sequence is MERTLVLLKPDALQRRLVGPIIARLEAKGLTIVGMKFLQVPRDLAARHYAEHVGKPFYEELVSFITSAPVIALVVEGPRAIAAVRALMGKTNPFDAAPGTIRGDFGLSVGMNLVHGSDSPAAAAREISLFFSPEEILTYSMADAAWLGG, encoded by the coding sequence ATGGAACGGACGCTTGTACTGCTGAAACCGGATGCGCTCCAGCGGCGGCTGGTGGGCCCGATCATCGCCCGGCTCGAGGCGAAGGGGCTCACCATCGTGGGGATGAAGTTCCTTCAGGTGCCCCGCGACCTCGCCGCGCGCCACTACGCCGAACACGTCGGGAAGCCGTTCTACGAGGAGCTCGTTTCGTTCATCACCTCGGCCCCGGTGATCGCCCTCGTGGTCGAGGGGCCGCGGGCGATCGCAGCCGTGCGGGCCCTGATGGGGAAGACGAACCCATTCGACGCCGCCCCGGGCACGATCCGCGGCGACTTCGGGCTCTCGGTGGGGATGAACCTCGTCCACGGCTCGGATTCCCCGGCCGCGGCGGCGCGGGAGATCTCGCTCTTCTTCTCTCCCGAGGAGATCCTGACCTACTCCATGGCCGACGCGGCCTGGCTCGGAGGGTAA